One Streptosporangium sp. NBC_01495 DNA window includes the following coding sequences:
- a CDS encoding MFS transporter, translating into MVGKSLWRVAGFRNLWAAQTVSLFGTQITLLALPLAALLLLDASALEVSLVWAVEYVPILLVGLPAGVWLERLPRRPVLILTDLLRGVALLAVPVAVWLDVLSMPLIYAVAFAIGLGTLFFDVAQLSYLPELVEENKLVDANGKLELSRSVAQLGGPGVGGFLVEVLTAPLALLADAITYLVSAVFLLFIKVEERKPAPAERLGLRREIAEGIRFVFSHPLLRPLILCATLAELAFAAVLALQIVYAADELHLSAGVIGVVLAVGNAGGLVGALAAEPFSKRFGTGAAFITSIVLFSGGTILLPLSTGPVLFAAGLFVIYVGAYIFNVLQVSLCQLVTPPQLLGRMNSVFRFVTWGMIPLGATVGGLLVAPVGLRGVFWIAAVLTVLSMLPPLFSPIRGLRDGQAPDEGPRDGQVSDEPEDSAEPARTGDLA; encoded by the coding sequence GTGGTGGGAAAGAGCCTCTGGCGCGTCGCCGGTTTCCGCAATCTCTGGGCCGCCCAGACCGTCAGCCTGTTCGGCACGCAGATCACCCTGCTGGCCCTGCCGCTCGCGGCGCTGCTCCTGCTCGACGCCTCGGCGCTGGAGGTCAGCCTGGTGTGGGCGGTGGAATACGTGCCCATCCTCCTGGTCGGCCTGCCCGCCGGGGTCTGGCTCGAACGGCTGCCCCGGCGGCCGGTGCTGATCCTCACCGATCTCCTGCGGGGCGTGGCCCTGCTGGCCGTCCCGGTCGCCGTGTGGCTGGACGTGCTCAGCATGCCGCTGATCTACGCCGTGGCGTTCGCCATCGGGCTGGGCACGCTCTTCTTCGACGTGGCGCAACTGTCCTACCTCCCCGAGCTGGTGGAGGAGAACAAGCTCGTCGACGCCAACGGCAAGCTGGAGCTGTCCCGCTCGGTCGCGCAACTCGGAGGTCCGGGGGTCGGCGGTTTCCTCGTCGAGGTGCTCACCGCGCCCCTGGCGCTCCTGGCCGACGCGATCACCTACCTGGTCTCGGCGGTCTTCCTGCTCTTCATCAAGGTCGAGGAGCGAAAACCCGCTCCGGCGGAACGGCTCGGCCTGCGCCGGGAGATCGCCGAAGGCATCCGCTTCGTGTTCTCCCATCCATTGCTCCGCCCGCTGATCCTCTGCGCCACCCTCGCCGAACTCGCGTTCGCGGCCGTGCTCGCCCTCCAGATCGTCTACGCGGCGGACGAGTTGCACCTGAGCGCCGGCGTGATCGGCGTCGTCCTCGCGGTCGGCAACGCCGGTGGCCTCGTCGGCGCGCTCGCGGCGGAACCCTTCTCCAAACGCTTCGGCACCGGGGCCGCCTTCATCACGTCGATCGTCCTGTTCAGCGGCGGCACGATCCTCCTGCCGCTGTCCACCGGCCCGGTGCTCTTCGCCGCCGGCCTGTTCGTCATCTACGTCGGGGCGTACATCTTCAATGTCCTGCAGGTCAGCCTGTGCCAGCTCGTGACGCCCCCGCAGCTGCTCGGCCGGATGAACTCCGTCTTCCGCTTCGTCACCTGGGGCATGATCCCCCTCGGCGCCACCGTCGGTGGGCTGCTCGTGGCCCCGGTCGGGCTGCGCGGGGTCTTCTGGATCGCCGCGGTCCTCACCGTCCTGTCGATGCTGCCTCCCCTCTTCTCCCCGATACGCGGGCTGCGCGACGGCCAGGCCCCGGACGAGGGACCGCGCGACGGCCAGGTCTCGGACGAGCCCGAGGACAGCGCGGAGCCCGCGCGGACGGGAGACCTCGCATGA